A single window of Scomber scombrus chromosome 12, fScoSco1.1, whole genome shotgun sequence DNA harbors:
- the hmgcll1 gene encoding 3-hydroxy-3-methylglutaryl-CoA lyase, cytoplasmic, which translates to MGNAPTTVKHCLSYEQVIQDYPWLRRWLPAEKTITGHEYPEFVKIVEVGPRDGLQNEKEIVPTEVKIQLIDMLSGTGLPVIEATSFVSSKWVPQMADHTDVLRGIQRAPHVQYPVLTPNMQGFQDAVAAGATEVAVFGSASESFSKKNINCSIDESMLRFEEVISAAKERQIPVRGYVSCALGCPHEGHIEPSKVAEVAKRLYDMGCYEISLGDTIGIGNPGSMFKMLQSVMKEVPTSALAVHCHDTYGQALPNILTALQMGVCVVDSAVAGLGGCPYAQGSSGNVSTEDVLYMLHGMGIETGVNLAKVIEVGDFICSALCRKTNSRVAQASSRTL; encoded by the exons ATGGGTAACGCACCCACAACAGTGAAGCATTGCTTAAGCTATGAGCAAGTCATCCAGGACTACCCATGGCTGAGACGCTGGCTGCCGGCGGAGAAG ACCATTACAGGACATGAGTATCCAGAGTTTGTTAAAATAGTTGAAGTTGGGCCTAGAGATGGacttcaaaatgaaaag GAAATTGTTCCGACAGAGGTGAAAATCCAGCTGATAGACATGCTCTCAGGAACAGGCCTGCCTGTGATCGAGGCCACCAGCTTTGTCTCTTCAAAGTGGGTACCGCAG ATGGCGGACCACACTGACGTGCTCAGAGGAATCCAGAGAGCTCCTCATGTTCAGTACCCGGTTTTGACACCTAACATGCAGGGCTTCCAGGACGCT GTTGCAGCTGGGGCTACAGAAGTGGCAGTGTTTGGGTCAGCGTCTGAAagtttcagtaaaaaaaatattaactgCTCTATTGATGAAAGCATGCTGAGGTTTGAGGAAGTCATTAGCGCTGCCAAAGAACGACAAATTCCAGTCCGTGG ATATGTTTCTTGTGCTCTTGGATGCCCCCACGAGGGACATATTGAACCTTCCAAAGTTGCTGAG GTGGCAAAGAGGTTATATGATATGGGCTGCTATGAGATCTCTCTCGGGGACACCATCGGCATTGGCAATCCAGGTTCCATGTTTAAGATGCTGCAGAGTGTGATGAAGGAGGTGCCCACCAGCGCTCTCGCAGTTCACTGCCATGACACCTACGGGCAAGCACTGCCTAACATCCTTACTGCACTTCAG ATGGGGGTCTGTGTGGTGGATTCTGCAGTAGCTGGCCTGGGAGGGTGCCCATACGCTCAGGGTTCATCTGGCAATGTTTCAACAGAGGATGTACTCTACATGCTCCACGGCATGGGCATAGAAACT ggaGTGAACCTTGCCAAAGTTATAGAGGTTGGTGACTTCATCTGCAGTGCTTTATGTCGCAAGACAAACTCCAGGGTTGCCCAGGCAAGTAGCAGGACACTGTGA
- the gfral gene encoding GDNF family receptor alpha-like, giving the protein MQLHLEAAVILGFVIPQISSLTISSTPSDCLATVDTCMSDLCKIEKAFYGGTCDDERCHIKGSEVCDMTIRTILDQFPSLQGCVCAWEEELCGSIQVLATQCHRKPAAQQKRSTVVDWQSSSLINYVYDGTGSCLEQIRVCVSDAVCNRYLVPVLQACRAEGCNREYCLQATQQFYGSMPHNIAEMLFMCDCRAADQSCLHMKTALQSGTCGEETWICQETVSLCIKDRRCRNLLKTFQAKCWSSEEAQCSSFDLQNECFTQMDPTLILGGDSECKTAFFATSGTTLHYPCTCKGVHNAALLTCNLIHDALHNRSHFMRPWKSNDGPSKPPEINESEKGQTQITDYLLYGFSTVLLVGIVVLMPLAVISTICF; this is encoded by the exons ATGCAACTACACCTGGAAGCTGCAGTCATACTTG gATTTGTTATTCCTCAGATTTCCAGCCTCACCATTTCATCTACACCCTCTGACTGTTTGGCTACTGTGGATACCTGCATGTCAGATTTATGCAAGATTGAAAAGGCATTTTATGGCGGGACCTGTGACG ATGAAAGGTGCCACATAAAAGGCTCAGAGGTCTGTGACATGACCATCCGGACAATATTGGACCAATTTCCCTCACTgcaaggctgtgtgtgtgcctgggaAGAGGAGCTTTGTGGCTCTATACAAGTCCTGGCCACACAATGCCACCGAAAGCCAG CAGCTCAACAGAAGAGGAGCACAGTGGTAGACTGGCAGTCGAGCAGTTTAATAAACTATG TGTATGATGGTACTGGATCCTGCTTGGAGCAAATACGAGTTTGTGTCAGTGATGCAGTTTGCAACAGGTATCTGGTACCTGTTCTCCAGGCATGCAGGGCAGAGGGGTGCAACCGTGAATACTGTCTGCAAGCAACTCAGCAATTCTATGGCAGCATGCCACACAATATTGCAGAGATGTTGTTCATGTGTGACTGCAGGGCTGCAGATCAAAGCTGCCTGCATATGAAAACTGCTCTGCAAAGTGGCACATGTGGAGAGGAGACCTGGATCTGCCAGGAAACAGTCAGCCTGTGTATTAAAGACAGGCGCTGCAG aAACCTGTTAAAAACTTTCCAAGCTAAATGCTGGAGCTCTGAGGAAGCACAATGCAGCAGCTTTGACCTCCAAAATGAATGTTTCACGCAGATGGATCCAACTCTCATCCTTGGTGGAGATTCTGAATGTAAAACAGCCTTCTTTGCCACTTCAGGCACAACACTCCACTATCCTTGCACGTGCAAAGGAGTACACAATGCTGCTCTTCTGACGTGCAACCTGATTCATGATGCACTTCATAATAGATCACACTTCA tgAGACCTTGGAAAAGTAATGATGGTCCTTCTAAACCTCCTGAAATCAATGAGTCAGAGAAAGGTCAAACACAGATAACCG attATCTGCTGTATGGTTTTTCAACAGTGCTGCTTGTTGGAATTGTTGTATTAATGCCTTTGGCTGTTATCAGTACAATATG TTTTTGA